One bacterium genomic window carries:
- a CDS encoding SAF domain-containing protein encodes MRLLDRLSQLDRERHPIRVAVIGAGQMGSGLVHQLARLPGMRVAGVCDLAVERALAAVEGAGISADVAGGRGETDRLLAEGRTCIVSQAGWLVDAPSVDAVLDATGDPETGARLAFASLTIRKPFITMNVEADVTVGPILAWLARRSHTVYTVAGGDEPSVLCEMVDFARAVGLEVVCAGKGKNNRLDRTATAEAVRTEATARGMSPRMLAAFVDGTKTMAEMASLANATGLVPDLPGMHGPQANLADLLRTFVPEADGGILRRGGVVEYAIGDVAPGVFLVVTSASGSIRRDLAYLKMGEGPYYLLYRPYHLASLEAPLSVARAMLSGETTMAAAGAARAECVAVAKCDLRPGEILDGIGGRMIYGLVEPSAQASAGRAVPIGVTQGARVLRHISAGSALSDGDVALDEALTIVHLRRLQEALTSQGRLDAEGRGA; translated from the coding sequence ATGAGGCTGCTCGACCGCCTTTCCCAACTCGACCGGGAGCGGCACCCCATCCGGGTGGCCGTGATCGGCGCCGGCCAGATGGGCAGCGGTCTGGTGCATCAACTGGCTCGCCTGCCCGGCATGCGGGTCGCCGGCGTCTGCGACCTGGCGGTGGAGCGGGCGCTGGCGGCGGTGGAGGGGGCCGGGATCTCGGCGGACGTGGCGGGAGGTCGAGGGGAAACCGACCGGCTTCTGGCCGAGGGGCGCACGTGCATCGTCTCCCAAGCCGGTTGGCTGGTCGACGCCCCCTCCGTGGACGCGGTGCTGGATGCCACGGGAGACCCGGAGACCGGCGCCCGTCTGGCGTTCGCGTCACTCACCATTCGCAAACCGTTCATCACCATGAACGTCGAAGCCGACGTGACGGTAGGACCCATCCTGGCGTGGCTGGCCCGTCGGTCCCACACCGTGTACACCGTCGCCGGCGGCGATGAGCCTTCGGTCCTCTGTGAGATGGTGGATTTTGCTCGGGCGGTCGGCCTCGAGGTGGTGTGCGCCGGGAAGGGGAAGAACAACCGGCTGGACCGAACCGCCACGGCGGAGGCGGTGCGCACCGAGGCCACCGCCAGGGGCATGAGTCCCCGGATGCTCGCGGCGTTTGTCGACGGCACCAAGACGATGGCCGAGATGGCATCTTTGGCCAACGCGACCGGGCTCGTCCCCGATCTCCCCGGCATGCACGGCCCTCAGGCCAACCTCGCCGATCTCCTCCGCACCTTCGTCCCCGAGGCCGACGGCGGCATCCTCCGCCGCGGGGGGGTGGTAGAGTACGCGATCGGCGACGTCGCCCCGGGAGTGTTTCTCGTCGTCACCTCCGCCAGCGGCTCCATCCGGCGGGATCTCGCCTACCTGAAGATGGGTGAGGGACCCTACTACCTCCTCTACCGTCCGTACCATCTGGCGAGCCTGGAGGCTCCGCTCTCGGTGGCGCGCGCCATGCTCTCCGGGGAAACCACCATGGCCGCCGCCGGCGCGGCGCGGGCCGAGTGTGTGGCGGTGGCGAAGTGCGACCTACGACCCGGAGAAATCTTGGATGGGATCGGCGGCCGGATGATCTACGGGCTGGTGGAGCCCTCCGCCCAGGCGTCGGCCGGCCGCGCCGTACCGATCGGCGTCACCCAGGGGGCCCGGGTCCTCCGCCATATCAGCGCGGGGTCGGCCTTGAGCGACGGTGACGTCGCGCTGGATGAGGCGCTCACCATCGTCCACCTGCGCCGCCTGCAGGAGGCCCTCACATCTCAAGGTCGCCTCGACGCGGAGGGGAGGGGGGCATGA
- a CDS encoding sugar-binding transcriptional regulator produces MSADRALITKVADLYYLRHLTQQAIAERLGVSRPTVSRLLRRSRAEGIVKIEVTYPDGHQHELERTLEDRFRLREAIVIRGRPESPSLTRRALGEAAAAHLDRMLSGAERIGISWGTTLASLVDHVRPRRLRSAVVPLVGGLGQAAPEIHANDLARRLAEAHQGTAHLLHAPAIVATGSVRTALLTDPGIRRVLDLACRVDIALVGIGALVPSSTLIHSGYLNARELTTLRRNGAVGDICTRSFSAEGAGIGGALDARTMAVDLDDLRRIRTVIAVAGGLEKAEAILGALRGGLVTVLVTDHLAARAVLRAGPTQPERPRVEQEARG; encoded by the coding sequence ATGAGCGCCGATCGAGCGCTGATCACCAAGGTCGCCGACCTGTACTATCTTCGGCATCTTACCCAGCAGGCGATCGCCGAACGCCTCGGCGTGTCCCGCCCCACGGTGTCGCGACTCCTCCGCCGGTCACGCGCGGAGGGTATCGTCAAGATCGAGGTGACCTACCCCGACGGTCACCAACACGAACTCGAGCGGACCCTCGAAGACCGTTTTCGTCTCCGCGAAGCGATCGTCATCCGCGGGCGGCCCGAATCCCCCTCGCTCACCCGCCGGGCGCTTGGCGAAGCCGCCGCCGCCCATCTCGACCGGATGCTCTCCGGCGCGGAGCGGATCGGCATCTCCTGGGGAACGACCCTCGCCTCGCTGGTCGACCACGTGCGCCCCCGCAGGCTACGGTCGGCGGTGGTCCCGCTTGTCGGCGGGCTGGGACAAGCGGCACCGGAGATCCACGCCAACGATCTGGCCCGGCGGCTCGCGGAAGCGCACCAGGGAACGGCGCACCTCCTCCACGCCCCCGCCATCGTCGCCACCGGCAGCGTACGGACGGCCCTCCTCACCGACCCCGGCATTCGCCGGGTGCTCGATCTGGCGTGCCGGGTCGACATCGCACTGGTCGGCATCGGCGCACTCGTTCCCTCGTCGACCCTGATCCACAGCGGGTATCTCAACGCCCGTGAACTGACGACCCTGCGCCGGAACGGTGCCGTGGGAGATATCTGCACCCGGTCGTTCTCCGCGGAGGGGGCGGGCATCGGCGGCGCCCTCGATGCCCGCACCATGGCGGTGGATCTCGATGATCTCAGGCGGATCCGGACGGTGATCGCCGTGGCGGGAGGCTTGGAAAAGGCCGAGGCGATTCTCGGGGCCCTGCGCGGGGGGCTGGTCACCGTCCTGGTCACCGACCACCTCGCCGCCCGAGCGGTCCTGCGGGCGGGGCCGACCCAACCGGAGCGCCCTCGGGTCGAGCAGGAGGCCCGGGGGTGA
- a CDS encoding sugar phosphate isomerase/epimerase family protein — translation MPTRHERYEIELHCGRCRRSTSHLVAVGERSLSRVLCIACGRVVVVDTLRFMEQYVDSVMRRLVAKPFEITTEFTRSPRAFFTSLPSRMLTKPFRVAAELRTTMDIVRLRRRRPTPSMPPPPLPSAPGELPSVERRCRVLLSAPLMWAHPAEEVIASAHDLGYDGVELWAYQLAEDGTDPAAIRAQAQSLGLLLTLHAHSWDLNLSSHLDPIRAASLDTVHRSVALAGQLGAQIIVVHPGRITVPFEEAETYWPRLVASLRDIADDAAARNVRVGVEHMEPRQGEFIVTPEQANRLVAEVDRRNVGTVLDIAHIPWGADESAFIAALTHVIHVHLSDADESRLHLPLGQGARNLARLLAALRDFRGAMALEGYSIEAGTDLARWNKARFEELWREAAALSGEVVPGPP, via the coding sequence ATGCCGACGCGTCATGAACGGTACGAAATCGAACTCCACTGCGGCCGCTGCCGCCGCTCGACGTCGCACCTGGTCGCGGTCGGCGAGCGTTCCCTCTCGCGCGTTCTGTGCATCGCCTGCGGTCGGGTGGTGGTCGTGGATACCCTCAGGTTCATGGAGCAGTACGTTGACAGCGTCATGCGCCGACTCGTGGCTAAGCCGTTTGAGATCACAACCGAGTTCACGCGCAGCCCGCGCGCCTTCTTCACGTCGCTACCCAGCCGCATGCTGACCAAGCCGTTTCGGGTGGCGGCCGAGCTCCGAACGACCATGGACATCGTCCGCCTGCGGCGGCGGAGGCCGACGCCCTCCATGCCCCCGCCGCCCCTCCCGAGCGCTCCCGGAGAACTCCCCTCCGTGGAGCGGCGGTGTCGGGTCCTCCTGAGTGCCCCCTTGATGTGGGCGCACCCCGCGGAGGAGGTGATCGCCAGCGCGCACGACCTCGGGTACGACGGCGTGGAGCTGTGGGCCTATCAGCTCGCGGAGGACGGCACCGACCCCGCGGCGATTAGGGCGCAGGCCCAATCGCTTGGCCTTCTGCTCACCCTCCACGCGCACAGCTGGGACCTCAACCTCTCCTCGCACCTCGACCCGATCCGGGCGGCCTCCTTGGACACCGTCCACCGATCGGTGGCGCTCGCCGGTCAACTCGGGGCGCAGATCATCGTCGTCCATCCGGGGCGGATCACGGTGCCCTTCGAAGAAGCCGAGACCTACTGGCCTCGGCTGGTTGCCAGCCTGAGGGACATCGCCGACGACGCGGCCGCCCGCAACGTCCGGGTGGGCGTCGAGCACATGGAACCGCGCCAGGGCGAGTTCATCGTCACCCCCGAGCAGGCCAACCGGCTCGTGGCCGAGGTGGACCGCCGGAACGTCGGGACGGTCCTCGACATCGCACACATTCCCTGGGGAGCGGACGAGTCCGCGTTCATCGCCGCCCTCACCCACGTCATCCACGTCCACCTGAGCGACGCGGATGAGTCGAGACTGCATCTTCCACTCGGCCAGGGCGCGCGAAACCTGGCCCGCCTTCTCGCCGCCCTGCGCGACTTCCGGGGGGCGATGGCGCTCGAGGGGTACTCGATCGAGGCCGGGACCGACTTGGCGCGCTGGAACAAGGCGCGCTTCGAGGAACTCTGGCGGGAAGCGGCGGCGCTGAGCGGAGAGGTCGTGCCCGGGCCTCCGTAG
- a CDS encoding metallophosphoesterase, which yields MKLGIVSDIHCGPDADTRLGSQSPALLEGFGEAMQAFRPDCIIDLGDRINDVAGAQDRQRTAWVRKTLAALGVPVYHVLGNHDVANLSKADLADLLDKRGAYEAVNQNGLRLVLLDSQDPPFERIGGTVGSRQREWLETVLAESREPCLVFGHHPLDEQRLDGHWYFAAHPAHAHTRGREAVRWAIERSGRVLAVFTGHIHWTRVTTIAGIPYVTLGSLVDGGFTQGRPCGTFAAVTVRPREIDVEVAGLLPDRFQLSR from the coding sequence GTGAAACTCGGAATCGTTAGCGACATCCACTGCGGGCCGGACGCCGACACGCGGCTGGGGAGCCAGTCGCCGGCGCTGCTGGAAGGGTTTGGCGAAGCGATGCAGGCATTCCGGCCCGACTGCATCATCGACCTCGGCGACCGGATCAACGACGTTGCCGGCGCGCAGGACCGCCAGCGGACGGCGTGGGTGCGCAAAACGCTTGCCGCGCTCGGCGTGCCCGTTTATCATGTCCTGGGCAACCACGACGTCGCCAACCTGTCGAAGGCCGACCTCGCCGACCTCTTGGACAAACGGGGGGCGTACGAGGCGGTGAACCAAAACGGGCTGCGGCTCGTCTTGCTGGACAGCCAGGACCCTCCGTTTGAGCGGATCGGGGGGACCGTCGGATCCCGCCAGCGGGAGTGGCTGGAGACGGTGCTGGCGGAGTCGCGCGAGCCCTGTCTCGTATTCGGCCACCACCCGCTCGACGAACAGCGACTCGATGGCCACTGGTACTTCGCCGCCCACCCCGCCCATGCCCACACACGCGGCCGGGAGGCGGTGCGGTGGGCCATCGAACGATCGGGACGCGTCCTGGCGGTGTTTACAGGGCACATCCACTGGACGCGCGTGACCACGATCGCTGGGATCCCGTATGTGACGCTGGGTTCGCTCGTCGACGGGGGGTTCACGCAGGGCCGGCCGTGCGGCACGTTTGCCGCGGTGACGGTGCGGCCGCGGGAGATCGACGTCGAGGTCGCGGGGCTGCTGCCGGACCGGTTTCAGTTGAGCCGATGA
- a CDS encoding ABC transporter substrate-binding protein, protein MRIAALSIIVLLAAAVTGYPRVQAAPSAGTITLYTSESEDDVNLLVQDFMHRTPGITVKIFRAGSGPVEAKIEAESQAGAIQADVIWFADITFFQNLARKDLLLPYRPPAAGRVSPEFHYDRDRYHEVRLIFNVVAFNTQQVKFRPTSWWDLTLPRYRGRVGMPSPFISGAAFAHVGTFAAMPEFGWGFYQKLAENHALVFRSNGDVIQKLASGEIAIGQVVDFFVRALRAQGSPVDYIVPKEGAVLVPTPVGIIKGTANRPTAEAFINYLYTPEAQRLFASRAYIPVVPGIAVPPGTPEAAQMKIIQPNLSYIDQHREEIKTRFTALFGTQ, encoded by the coding sequence ATGCGAATCGCCGCGCTGAGCATCATCGTCCTGCTGGCCGCCGCGGTCACGGGCTACCCCAGGGTCCAGGCCGCCCCGTCCGCGGGGACCATCACCCTGTACACCTCCGAGTCGGAGGATGACGTCAACCTCTTGGTGCAGGACTTCATGCACCGGACCCCCGGGATCACGGTCAAGATCTTCCGCGCCGGCTCCGGGCCGGTGGAGGCCAAGATCGAAGCCGAGTCGCAGGCCGGCGCGATCCAGGCCGACGTCATCTGGTTCGCCGACATCACCTTCTTCCAAAACCTCGCCCGCAAAGATCTGCTCCTCCCCTACCGCCCCCCTGCCGCGGGGCGGGTTTCGCCCGAGTTCCACTACGACCGAGACCGCTACCACGAGGTGCGGCTGATCTTCAATGTGGTGGCGTTCAACACCCAGCAGGTGAAGTTTCGCCCCACGAGCTGGTGGGATCTCACCCTCCCCCGCTACCGCGGACGCGTGGGAATGCCGAGCCCGTTCATCTCCGGGGCCGCCTTCGCCCACGTCGGGACCTTCGCGGCGATGCCGGAGTTCGGGTGGGGGTTCTACCAAAAACTGGCGGAAAACCACGCGCTTGTATTTCGCAGCAACGGAGACGTGATTCAAAAACTCGCCTCGGGAGAGATCGCGATCGGCCAAGTGGTGGACTTCTTCGTGCGGGCACTCCGGGCGCAAGGCTCGCCCGTGGACTACATCGTGCCGAAGGAAGGCGCGGTGCTGGTGCCAACCCCGGTCGGGATCATCAAGGGCACGGCCAACCGCCCCACGGCCGAGGCGTTCATCAATTACCTGTACACGCCCGAGGCCCAGCGGCTGTTCGCCTCGCGCGCATACATCCCGGTCGTGCCGGGCATCGCCGTCCCGCCGGGGACGCCAGAGGCCGCCCAGATGAAAATCATTCAGCCAAATTTGAGTTACATCGACCAGCACCGGGAAGAGATCAAGACGCGGTTCACCGCCCTGTTCGGCACGCAGTAA
- a CDS encoding iron ABC transporter permease, giving the protein MATFPSAGARQPSLLRRALLLIGCVAIGTLALLIVYPTATLVLQSLLVNGRFSLHHYARVAADGSTYTALANSLVVSLWATAGATGLGVVLAWLVSRTDLPHRMFWRTALMVPYMIPPFIGAIAWVDLLNPAGYLNQIWMASTGSPDPLAVIYGRNGVVFVMILYEYPIAYLAALGVLQRMSPALEEAARMARAGPWRVLRDVTVPLALPGILAGALLVFMASLGNFGIPAIIGFPARYVVLTTKIYSLILNFDQPDHLQAAAALSMWLVGLAAIVLYAERAALRRGRFATIGEGASSAASLVALGGWRRPATLALTGLLAVGVALPVAAILLTSLVRAYGLPPVPANLTLQHYATVLSGVPKVRRALINSMGLAAGSATLIVLLSVAIAYLVGRKRVGAAGLIDLLITIPYAVPGTIVALAMILAWLRPLPVIGVRLYDTFWLILLAYVARFLVFGVRTALAGMRQIHGSLDEAARISGAGPLEAFRDVVLPLIRPSLVSGWSLAFIPAVAELTLSILLFSVGNETLGVVIFGLHDEGKIALSAALAVLVTGLLIGVNLLTRVPLADRLRV; this is encoded by the coding sequence GTGGCGACCTTCCCCAGCGCGGGCGCGAGGCAGCCCAGCTTACTGCGCCGCGCTCTGCTGCTGATCGGCTGCGTGGCGATTGGGACGCTGGCGCTCCTGATCGTCTATCCGACTGCGACGCTGGTGCTGCAGTCGCTCCTCGTCAACGGACGGTTCTCGCTCCACCATTACGCCCGGGTCGCCGCCGACGGCTCGACCTACACCGCGCTCGCGAACAGCTTGGTGGTGTCCCTCTGGGCCACGGCGGGGGCGACCGGGCTGGGCGTCGTGTTGGCCTGGCTGGTGTCCCGCACCGATCTCCCGCATCGGATGTTTTGGCGGACGGCGCTGATGGTTCCGTACATGATTCCGCCGTTCATCGGCGCGATCGCGTGGGTCGACCTCCTGAACCCGGCCGGGTACCTGAACCAAATCTGGATGGCGTCTACCGGATCGCCCGACCCTCTGGCCGTCATCTACGGGCGAAATGGGGTCGTCTTTGTGATGATCCTCTACGAATATCCCATCGCCTATCTCGCCGCCCTCGGCGTGCTCCAACGGATGAGCCCCGCTCTGGAGGAGGCCGCCCGGATGGCGCGGGCGGGACCCTGGCGCGTGCTGCGGGACGTCACCGTCCCCCTGGCCCTCCCCGGGATTCTGGCCGGGGCGCTGCTCGTGTTCATGGCGTCTCTCGGGAACTTCGGCATCCCGGCCATCATTGGGTTCCCGGCGCGATACGTCGTGTTGACGACGAAGATCTACAGCCTGATCCTCAACTTCGACCAGCCGGATCATCTCCAGGCCGCCGCGGCCCTCTCCATGTGGTTGGTCGGGCTCGCCGCCATCGTGCTCTACGCGGAGCGTGCGGCGCTACGGCGGGGGCGCTTTGCCACGATCGGCGAGGGGGCGTCCTCCGCCGCCTCGCTCGTTGCCCTGGGGGGATGGCGCCGTCCGGCCACGCTGGCCCTCACCGGCCTGCTCGCGGTCGGGGTCGCCCTCCCGGTGGCGGCGATTCTCCTCACCTCGTTGGTGCGCGCCTACGGCCTTCCTCCGGTGCCGGCGAATCTGACGCTCCAGCATTATGCAACGGTGCTGTCCGGGGTGCCCAAAGTGCGGCGGGCCCTCATCAACAGCATGGGGTTGGCGGCGGGCTCGGCCACCCTGATCGTCCTCCTCTCGGTGGCGATCGCCTACCTGGTGGGCCGGAAGCGGGTCGGCGCGGCGGGGCTGATCGACCTGCTCATCACCATCCCCTACGCGGTACCGGGGACGATCGTGGCGCTGGCGATGATCCTGGCCTGGCTGCGCCCCCTCCCCGTGATCGGCGTGCGCCTCTACGATACGTTCTGGCTCATCCTGCTCGCCTATGTCGCCAGATTTCTCGTCTTCGGGGTCCGCACCGCGCTGGCCGGAATGCGGCAGATCCACGGATCGCTGGACGAGGCCGCGCGCATCAGCGGCGCCGGGCCCCTCGAGGCCTTTCGGGACGTTGTGCTTCCCCTGATCCGCCCCAGCCTGGTCTCCGGGTGGTCGCTGGCCTTCATTCCGGCCGTGGCCGAACTGACGCTGTCCATCCTGCTTTTCTCGGTCGGCAACGAAACTCTCGGCGTCGTGATCTTCGGACTCCACGACGAGGGCAAAATTGCCCTCTCCGCCGCGCTGGCGGTCCTGGTGACGGGCCTGCTGATCGGGGTCAACCTGCTCACCCGGGTGCCCCTCGCGGACCGGCTGAGGGTGTGA
- a CDS encoding ABC transporter ATP-binding protein, which produces MAELALDGLGKAFGAVWAVRDLSLVVRDGEFVTLLGPSGCGKTTTLRMIAGFVAPTTGRIALGGRVLSSASTGAAVPPERREMGMVFQSYAVWPHMTAEANVAYPLHRSRLPRAEVEARTRRAMSLVRLDALGARHPQELSGGQQQRVALARALVMEPSVLLLDEPLSNLDAKLREEMRIEIKDLQERLGITVVYVTHDQAEAMALSGRIAVLREGRIIQTGTPRDLYERPADPFVAAFIGAANFVPGTVAGGSAGSLHVRFADGQVIVVPGAAETDRVLVCIRPEDLEFDLQGVLRGTIVRATYLGNRVDYAVRIGDVTVRVEGRPGAGPSAGEVVRLKIRRAVAYPAPTSGTTRAGVATT; this is translated from the coding sequence GTGGCCGAACTCGCCCTCGACGGGCTGGGGAAAGCGTTCGGTGCAGTCTGGGCGGTGCGCGATCTGTCCCTCGTCGTCCGAGACGGGGAGTTCGTGACCTTGCTTGGCCCATCGGGGTGCGGAAAGACCACGACCCTCCGGATGATCGCCGGGTTCGTCGCCCCCACCACGGGGCGGATCGCGCTCGGCGGGCGTGTGCTCTCGTCCGCATCGACGGGCGCCGCGGTTCCCCCGGAACGTCGGGAAATGGGCATGGTCTTTCAGAGCTACGCCGTGTGGCCGCACATGACCGCGGAGGCGAACGTCGCCTACCCGCTCCACCGCTCCCGCCTCCCGCGTGCAGAAGTGGAAGCCAGAACCCGCCGCGCCATGAGCCTCGTCCGCCTCGACGCGCTGGGCGCCCGTCACCCCCAAGAACTCTCCGGCGGCCAGCAGCAGCGGGTCGCCCTGGCGCGGGCCCTGGTGATGGAGCCCTCGGTCCTCCTCCTCGACGAGCCGCTCAGCAACCTGGACGCGAAGCTCCGCGAGGAGATGCGCATCGAGATCAAAGACCTCCAGGAGCGGCTGGGGATCACGGTGGTCTACGTCACCCACGACCAGGCCGAGGCGATGGCGCTCTCCGGCCGGATTGCGGTGTTGCGGGAGGGACGGATCATCCAGACCGGGACCCCGCGGGATCTCTACGAGCGGCCGGCCGACCCGTTTGTGGCCGCCTTCATCGGTGCGGCGAACTTCGTCCCCGGGACCGTCGCGGGGGGGAGCGCGGGATCGCTTCACGTGCGGTTCGCGGACGGTCAGGTCATCGTCGTGCCCGGGGCGGCCGAGACGGACCGGGTCCTCGTCTGCATCCGCCCGGAGGATTTGGAGTTCGACCTCCAGGGAGTCCTGCGCGGCACCATCGTGCGCGCCACCTACCTCGGCAACCGCGTGGATTACGCCGTCCGCATCGGCGACGTGACCGTGCGGGTGGAGGGACGGCCCGGCGCGGGCCCCTCGGCCGGGGAGGTGGTGAGGCTCAAGATCCGGCGGGCGGTGGCCTACCCTGCGCCGACGAGCGGAACGACCCGGGCGGGGGTCGCCACGACGTAA
- a CDS encoding HAD-IA family hydrolase, with protein MAPREPDRPVRAVLFDLDGTLIDSYALIASSFRHAARTVLARDLADDEVTAHWGEPLPARFAHLAPARVPALVAAYTDYYDAHHDRLCVLFPGVVEMLAGLDGRAPIGVVTSKRRRSTALALRAFELERWVRVAVSAEDTPAPKPAPDPIVEAARRLGTPPRDALVVGDGVFDIQAARAAGARSAAAMWGTREGPALLAAGPDYVVATPARVVPLVGAG; from the coding sequence ATGGCGCCCAGGGAGCCGGATCGGCCGGTCCGCGCGGTTCTCTTCGATCTCGACGGCACGCTCATCGACTCGTACGCGTTGATTGCCTCGTCCTTCCGCCACGCCGCCCGCACCGTGCTCGCCCGGGATTTGGCGGACGACGAGGTCACGGCGCACTGGGGGGAGCCCCTCCCGGCACGCTTCGCCCACCTCGCCCCCGCCCGGGTCCCGGCGCTGGTCGCGGCCTACACCGACTACTACGATGCACACCACGATCGCCTCTGTGTGCTGTTCCCGGGCGTCGTGGAGATGCTGGCCGGGCTCGACGGCCGCGCGCCCATCGGGGTCGTCACCTCCAAGCGGCGGCGGTCCACCGCCCTGGCGCTTCGGGCCTTCGAGCTGGAGCGGTGGGTTCGGGTGGCCGTCAGCGCGGAAGACACCCCCGCGCCGAAGCCCGCTCCCGACCCCATTGTGGAAGCGGCGCGGCGGCTGGGGACGCCGCCGCGCGATGCGCTCGTTGTCGGCGATGGCGTTTTCGACATCCAGGCCGCCCGCGCGGCCGGCGCCCGGAGCGCGGCGGCGATGTGGGGAACGCGCGAAGGGCCGGCGCTGCTCGCGGCGGGACCGGATTACGTCGTGGCGACCCCCGCCCGGGTCGTTCCGCTCGTCGGCGCAGGGTAG
- a CDS encoding ABC transporter permease has product MDRTAAPPARGGGVRLRRRWLRQSRTGLVGLTIVAAAVACALLAPSLAPYNPTAASFAVVLRPPGHAHPFGTDQLGRDVLSRVIFGARIALLVGIATVIVAGWVGCTLGLLSGYFGGWGDAVIMRIADIQLSFPFILLALTINAIIGAGLRNIVLSLIIAGWPLYVRVVRGEVLALRGREYVLAAVATGAPVGRIIVRHILPNVMTPIIVISTLQVSQFIIAEATISFLGFGIQPPAAAWGTMVSDGRNYIFFAWWLAAFPGAALALTALGVNLTGDWLRDTLDPRLRT; this is encoded by the coding sequence ATGGATAGAACCGCGGCGCCGCCGGCGCGGGGCGGGGGGGTCCGCCTTCGCCGGCGCTGGCTCCGGCAGAGCCGCACCGGCCTGGTGGGGCTAACGATCGTGGCGGCGGCGGTGGCGTGCGCCCTGCTCGCGCCGTCCCTGGCCCCGTATAACCCCACCGCCGCCTCGTTCGCGGTCGTGCTCCGGCCCCCGGGCCACGCGCACCCGTTCGGGACCGACCAGTTGGGACGGGATGTCCTGTCCCGGGTGATCTTCGGCGCGCGGATCGCGCTCCTCGTGGGGATCGCCACCGTGATCGTGGCGGGGTGGGTGGGTTGTACCTTGGGGCTTCTCTCCGGGTACTTCGGCGGGTGGGGCGACGCGGTGATCATGCGGATCGCCGACATCCAGCTCAGCTTTCCCTTTATCCTGCTGGCCCTGACCATCAACGCGATCATCGGCGCGGGGCTGCGGAATATCGTTCTCAGTCTCATCATCGCGGGGTGGCCGCTCTACGTCCGGGTCGTCCGAGGCGAGGTGCTGGCCCTGCGCGGCCGGGAGTACGTTCTGGCCGCGGTGGCGACCGGAGCGCCGGTGGGGCGGATCATCGTCCGGCACATCCTTCCGAACGTGATGACCCCGATCATCGTCATCAGCACGCTGCAGGTCTCCCAGTTCATCATCGCCGAGGCGACGATCAGCTTTCTGGGATTCGGGATCCAACCCCCCGCGGCGGCGTGGGGGACGATGGTGAGCGATGGACGAAACTACATCTTCTTCGCCTGGTGGCTCGCGGCGTTTCCGGGGGCGGCGCTGGCGCTGACCGCGCTCGGCGTGAACCTGACGGGGGATTGGCTGCGGGATACGCTCGATCCGCGTCTCCGCACCTGA
- a CDS encoding ABC transporter permease has product MATYLAARVVQAAIAVFFALTAVFFLVHITGDPVILFLPLDVQPKDIAAFRHLLGFDRPVWVQYLDFLGRVGRGDFGASLRYRAPALPLVLQHFPATLELAVVSLALVAGLAVPIGIVSAARRGTLVDTLGIAATALGQAIPGFWLGLMLIWIFGVWLRWFPVSGYGDWTHFVLPAVTLAAFYAAQIARVTRSAVLDALGQDYVRTARAKGIGEPAVLIRHVLKNAAIPIVTVFGLNAGQLLGGAVVTETIFAWPGLGRYILDALLGRDFPVVMVGVFITSFLYVTMNFLVDLSYLWLNPQVRYG; this is encoded by the coding sequence ATGGCGACCTACCTGGCGGCCCGCGTGGTGCAGGCGGCGATCGCGGTGTTCTTCGCGCTCACCGCCGTGTTCTTTCTCGTCCACATCACCGGCGATCCGGTGATCCTGTTCCTCCCCCTGGACGTCCAGCCAAAAGATATCGCCGCGTTCCGACACCTCCTCGGGTTCGACCGGCCGGTGTGGGTCCAGTACCTCGACTTCCTCGGCCGGGTGGGGCGAGGGGATTTCGGGGCCTCGCTCCGCTATCGCGCCCCGGCGCTCCCGCTGGTGCTCCAGCACTTCCCGGCGACGCTTGAGCTGGCGGTCGTCTCGCTCGCGCTCGTCGCCGGGCTGGCCGTTCCGATCGGCATCGTCTCCGCGGCACGGCGGGGGACCCTCGTGGACACGCTCGGGATCGCGGCGACCGCCCTGGGCCAGGCGATCCCGGGGTTCTGGCTGGGGTTGATGCTGATCTGGATCTTCGGCGTGTGGCTGCGCTGGTTTCCGGTGAGTGGGTACGGCGACTGGACCCACTTCGTGCTCCCCGCGGTGACGCTGGCCGCTTTTTATGCCGCCCAGATCGCGCGCGTCACACGGTCCGCGGTCTTGGACGCGCTGGGGCAGGACTACGTTCGGACGGCACGGGCCAAGGGGATCGGCGAGCCGGCTGTGCTCATCCGCCACGTGCTGAAAAACGCGGCGATCCCCATCGTCACCGTGTTCGGATTGAACGCCGGCCAGCTGTTGGGGGGGGCGGTCGTTACCGAGACGATCTTCGCCTGGCCGGGACTGGGCCGGTACATCTTGGACGCCCTGTTGGGCCGGGATTTTCCCGTCGTGATGGTCGGCGTGTTCATCACGTCGTTCCTCTACGTGACGATGAACTTTCTCGTCGACCTGTCCTATCTCTGGCTGAATCCGCAGGTGCGCTATGGATAG